From Salinicoccus roseus, one genomic window encodes:
- a CDS encoding alpha-ketoacid dehydrogenase subunit beta, with translation MAQMTMIQAITDAMATELRNDENVLVFGEDVGVNGGVFRATEGLQKEFGEARVFDTPLAESGLASMGLGLTLEGFRPVVEIQFFGFVFEAMDGIAGQIARHRHRSGASKEMPVVIRAPFGGGVHTPELHADSLEGLMAQTPGLKVVIPSNPVDAKGLLIQAIRSNDPVIFLEHMKLYRSFREEVPEEDYTVEIGKADVKREGDDITLIAYGAMVQEAIKAADTLAEEDISAEVVDLRTVSPIDYETLVESVEKTNRAVVIQEAQRQAGVAANVAAELSERAILSLEAPIMRVTAPDTVYPFTQAEGVWLPNKEDIVERAKQVLDF, from the coding sequence ATGGCACAGATGACAATGATCCAGGCAATCACTGATGCGATGGCCACTGAACTCAGAAATGATGAGAACGTTCTCGTCTTCGGTGAAGACGTCGGCGTAAACGGTGGGGTATTCCGGGCAACAGAAGGCCTGCAGAAAGAATTTGGCGAAGCGCGCGTCTTCGATACGCCCCTTGCCGAAAGTGGACTTGCTTCAATGGGGCTCGGCCTCACACTTGAAGGATTCCGTCCAGTTGTCGAAATCCAATTTTTCGGCTTCGTATTCGAGGCGATGGACGGTATCGCCGGCCAGATTGCGCGCCACAGGCACCGTTCAGGGGCGAGCAAGGAAATGCCGGTCGTTATCCGCGCGCCATTCGGCGGCGGCGTACACACGCCGGAACTCCACGCTGACTCCCTCGAAGGCCTGATGGCCCAGACACCGGGTCTGAAAGTGGTCATCCCTTCCAATCCGGTGGACGCGAAGGGGCTGCTCATCCAGGCGATCCGTTCGAACGATCCGGTCATCTTCCTCGAGCACATGAAGCTCTACCGTTCATTCCGCGAAGAAGTGCCTGAAGAGGACTATACGGTGGAAATCGGCAAAGCTGATGTGAAGCGCGAGGGTGATGACATCACACTGATCGCCTACGGTGCAATGGTGCAGGAGGCGATCAAGGCTGCGGATACACTTGCAGAAGAAGACATCTCTGCAGAAGTCGTCGACCTGCGTACAGTCTCCCCGATCGACTACGAAACACTTGTCGAATCCGTAGAGAAGACGAACCGTGCGGTGGTGATCCAGGAAGCACAGCGCCAGGCGGGTGTTGCAGCAAATGTCGCTGCAGAACTTTCCGAGCGTGCGATACTGAGCCTGGAAGCACCGATCATGCGTGTAACGGCACCGGATACAGTGTATCCATTCACACAGGCAGAAGGCGTATGGCTCCCGAATAAGGAAGACATCGTCGAGCGTGCAAAACAAGTCTTGGACTTTTAA